A window of the Arachis duranensis cultivar V14167 chromosome 5, aradu.V14167.gnm2.J7QH, whole genome shotgun sequence genome harbors these coding sequences:
- the LOC107489623 gene encoding uncharacterized protein LOC107489623 isoform X2, which produces MMKRTPSKRILHTLSAKVRRMHHLEYLSHLLVMPIIPTVQLLLKVQVHLQIILRMILMTLIQEELLLDHINDWRKTILYLTFIFFLTAIIWFIEVLKW; this is translated from the exons ATGATGAAGAGAACTCCTTCAAAAAGGATACTGCACACTCTGTCAG CAAAAGTCAGAAGAATGCACCATCTAGAGTATCTAAGTCATCTACTAGTAATGCCTATTATACCTACAGTTCAGTTGCTTCTCAAAGTTCAAGTGCACCTGCAAATAATACTGAGGATGATTTTGATGACTTTGATCCAAGAGGAACTTTTGCTA GATCATATTAATGACTGGAGGAAAACAATactttatttaacatttattttctttcttactGCTATAATATGGTTCATAG aaGTGCTGAAATGGTGA
- the LOC107489623 gene encoding uncharacterized protein LOC107489623 isoform X1, whose translation MMVTGLGIATETRETMKKDKYTRRSRNIGDDEENSFKKDTAHSVSKSQKNAPSRVSKSSTSNAYYTYSSVASQSSSAPANNTEDDFDDFDPRGTFAKVLKW comes from the exons ATGATGGTGACAGGTTTAGGGATAGCTACAGAGACAAGGGAGACTATGAAAAAAGACAAATACACTAGAAGATCACGAAACATCGGTGATGATGAAGAGAACTCCTTCAAAAAGGATACTGCACACTCTGTCAG CAAAAGTCAGAAGAATGCACCATCTAGAGTATCTAAGTCATCTACTAGTAATGCCTATTATACCTACAGTTCAGTTGCTTCTCAAAGTTCAAGTGCACCTGCAAATAATACTGAGGATGATTTTGATGACTTTGATCCAAGAGGAACTTTTGCTA aaGTGCTGAAATGGTGA